In the genome of Nitratireductor sp. GISD-1A_MAKvit, the window GATCAGTTCTCTGGAAGTCTACTGAGGATTTCCAGCGCTGATCTGCTGTCTGCTCGCTCCCGAACATGCCTATATGCGGTGCGAAACACATCGAATGAAATATGACGTTCGTAATCATGTTTTATTTCAACGGGTTGCGCTTCGCTGCTAAATTTGACCGATTGATAAAAAATTGAAACTGCGTTAGCCTTTTCCCAATAATAAAAGGGGAATACGGAATGGCTGATGGTCTCTATGCGGACGGCATCGCCGCCGGCCGCCTTTCCGGTGAGGAGTACGACAGGAACTTCTCCGACCTGCATCCACCGCTCGACCGCCATGAGGCGGCCGTGGAGGCGGATCGCTGTTACTTCTGTTTCGATGCGCCATGCATGACGGCGTGTCCGACATCTATCGACATACCCATGTTCATCCGCCAGATCGCCACGGACAATCCGCTGGGGTCTGCAAAAACGATCTTCGACCAGAACATTCTTGGTGGCATGTGCGCCCGCGTCTGCCCGACGGAGACGCTGTGCGAAGAAGCCTGCGTGCGCGAGGAGGCAGAGGGCAAGCCGGTGCAGATCGGTCGTCTGCAGCGCTATGCCACCGATGCGGCGATGGCGGCCGGCGCACAGTTTTATGAGCGTGCGGCATCGACGGGCAAACGCGTTGCCATCGTCGGAGCAGGGCCGGCGGGGCTTGCGTGTGCGCATCGTCTGGCCGTTCATGGTCATGACGTCACCATTTTCGAGGCAAGACCGAAGCCCGGTGGGCTCAACGAATTCGGCATTGCCGCCTACAAGACACCGGACGGGTTTGCCCAGGCCGAGGTGGATTATGTGATGGCGATTGGCGGTATCACGCTTGAGGAAGGCAAGGCGCTCGGGCGCGACTTTTCGCTCGGTGATCTCAGCCGGGATTTCGACGCTGTGTTCCTCGGCATGGGGCTCGCCGGTGTCAACGCGCTCGGTGCGGAGGGTGAAGATGTTGAAGGCGTGGAGAGTGCTGTGGACTACATCGCGCATCTGCGTCAGGCACAGGATCTCGCCAGCATGCCGGTCGGTCGCCGTGTCGTCGTGATCGGCGGCGGGATGACGGCTATCGATGCTGCCGTACAGGCGAGGCTTCTGGGCGCCGAGGAGGTCACGATCTGCTATCGTCGCGGCCAGGAGCACATGAACGCCTCGGAGTTCGAGCAGGATCTGGCCGCTTCCAAAGGTGTTGTCATCCGGCACTGGCTCCAGCCCCGGCGCATTCTTGCCGACAAGGGCAGGGTCACCGGAATCGAGCTCGAATACACGGCGCTGAAGGGCGCAAAGCTCTCTGGCACCGGCGAGACCCTCACCCTGCGCGCCGACCAGGTTTTCAAGGCCATCGGACAGTCTTTCGAGGCCGGGGTCCTGAACGGCTCCGGCACATCGATTGCGCTTGAAGGACGTCGCATCAAGGTGGATGAGGAAGGGCGTACCTCCATGCAAAAGGTCTGGGCCGGGGGCGACTGTATCGCCGGCGGCGATGATCTCACCGTTTCGGCGGTCGCGCAGGGGCGTGACGCAGCCGAGAGCATCCACCGTGCATTGGCCGGCTGAGGAGCAAGAAACCCATGGCAGACATTCGCAGCAATTTCGTTGGTATCAAGTCTCCCAATCCGTTCTGGCTTGCTTCCGCACCGCCCACCGACAAGGCCTATAATGTCGAACGCGCCTTCAAGGCGGGCTGGGGTGGTGTTGTCTGGAAGACGCTGGGCGAGGAGGGGCCACCGGTCGTCAATGTCAACGGGCCGCGCTATGGCGCGATCTGGGGCGCTGATCGCCGGCTGCTGGGCCTCAACAACATCGAGCTCATCACCGACCGCGATCTTTATCTGAACCTGCGCGAAATCAAGCAGGTGAAGAAGAACTGGCCCGATCGTGCGCTGATCGTTTCGCTTATGGTGCCCTGTGAGGAAGACGCATGGAAAGCCATTCTCCCGCTGGTGGAAGAAACGGAAGCTGATGGCATCGAGCTCAATTTCGGCTGCCCCCACGGCATGAGCGAGCGTGGCATGGGTGCTGCCGTGGGGCAGGTGCCTGAATATGT includes:
- a CDS encoding NAD(P)-dependent oxidoreductase yields the protein MADGLYADGIAAGRLSGEEYDRNFSDLHPPLDRHEAAVEADRCYFCFDAPCMTACPTSIDIPMFIRQIATDNPLGSAKTIFDQNILGGMCARVCPTETLCEEACVREEAEGKPVQIGRLQRYATDAAMAAGAQFYERAASTGKRVAIVGAGPAGLACAHRLAVHGHDVTIFEARPKPGGLNEFGIAAYKTPDGFAQAEVDYVMAIGGITLEEGKALGRDFSLGDLSRDFDAVFLGMGLAGVNALGAEGEDVEGVESAVDYIAHLRQAQDLASMPVGRRVVVIGGGMTAIDAAVQARLLGAEEVTICYRRGQEHMNASEFEQDLAASKGVVIRHWLQPRRILADKGRVTGIELEYTALKGAKLSGTGETLTLRADQVFKAIGQSFEAGVLNGSGTSIALEGRRIKVDEEGRTSMQKVWAGGDCIAGGDDLTVSAVAQGRDAAESIHRALAG